Proteins from a single region of Candidatus Obscuribacterales bacterium:
- a CDS encoding FkbM family methyltransferase translates to MQRLIYNIFYKHILNRPKLRSLLTSLLVPEYDKTIDLFGSPLYVNSRQEIGCIRAYDFVQMCALLRDETGPLINIAFLLRKGDAFIDVGANVGLFSSVLSRVGSIADVKMYAFEPNPDTFVRLTKTMAGKDAELYQLGLSDAEEEMIFCEGVTSGAFAPLQHSGMKQLLDKQHTIKCRRLDSFTFASDSLVIKLDAEGHETKILAGASNLIEKNRVKAVLIDGCGRETKEFLMANNFLLFHGHSLHPLKAPFADPSLRCVLAIHKNCL, encoded by the coding sequence ATGCAGCGACTGATTTACAACATCTTTTACAAGCATATCCTCAATCGACCGAAGTTACGTTCGCTTTTGACGAGTTTGCTTGTGCCTGAATACGACAAGACGATAGATCTTTTTGGGTCGCCGCTGTATGTAAACAGTAGACAAGAAATTGGTTGTATCCGTGCGTATGATTTTGTGCAGATGTGCGCGCTGCTTCGTGACGAAACTGGACCTCTTATAAATATTGCTTTTCTCTTGAGAAAGGGCGATGCATTTATTGATGTTGGTGCCAATGTGGGTTTGTTTTCGTCAGTATTGTCGCGTGTGGGCAGCATTGCCGATGTAAAAATGTACGCCTTCGAACCGAACCCTGACACGTTTGTTCGATTGACAAAAACAATGGCAGGAAAAGATGCCGAGTTGTATCAATTAGGTCTATCCGACGCAGAAGAAGAAATGATTTTTTGTGAGGGTGTGACATCCGGTGCATTTGCACCACTGCAACATTCCGGCATGAAACAACTTCTGGACAAACAACACACAATCAAATGCAGACGTCTCGATAGTTTTACGTTTGCCAGTGATTCTCTAGTAATTAAATTGGATGCCGAAGGTCACGAGACGAAGATATTAGCTGGAGCAAGTAACCTTATTGAGAAGAATAGAGTCAAAGCAGTTCTAATAGATGGGTGTGGCAGAGAGACAAAAGAATTTCTCATGGCGAATAACTTTTTGTTATTTCACGGGCATTCACTTCATCCTCTCAAGGCGCCCTTCGCAGACCCATCGTTGCGCTGTGTCTTAGCCATTCACAAGAATTGCCTCTAG
- a CDS encoding 6-phosphofructokinase, with product MRIGILTGGGDCPGLNAVIRAVVTRSHEKGSEVIGFMEGWRGPIENKTMPLALDDTYNLLQQGGTILKTSRTNPYKVEGGPQKIVENLKANKLDALIAVGGEDTCGVAFKLNKDFGLNIVCVPKTIDNDLDATDFTFGFDTAVSIVTECIDRLHTTAESHDRVLVCEVMGRHAGWIACYGGIAGGAHYIMVPEKATALKDVVEVVNKRKKQGHRYSIIVVAEGAKLQDEEVLKSQEVDAFGHVILGGIGERLSKIIEKETGCETRAVVLGHIQRGGSPTAFDRVLATRFGVAAAELVHSNKFGRMVALNGSQIVDVPIEAGVGKLKTLDMSLYNKVAEVFFG from the coding sequence ATGCGGATTGGCATATTAACGGGTGGTGGTGATTGCCCAGGTCTTAATGCAGTTATTCGTGCTGTCGTAACACGCAGCCATGAAAAAGGTTCTGAAGTAATCGGCTTCATGGAAGGCTGGCGTGGTCCTATCGAGAATAAGACGATGCCGCTTGCGCTTGATGATACATACAACTTGTTGCAGCAAGGTGGCACAATTCTCAAAACTTCGCGTACCAATCCGTACAAAGTTGAAGGCGGCCCGCAAAAGATTGTTGAAAATTTGAAAGCCAATAAATTAGACGCATTAATTGCTGTCGGTGGTGAAGATACTTGCGGTGTTGCTTTTAAATTGAACAAAGATTTCGGTTTGAATATTGTTTGTGTTCCAAAGACAATTGATAACGACTTGGATGCAACCGACTTTACCTTTGGTTTTGATACAGCTGTAAGTATCGTTACCGAGTGTATTGATAGATTGCACACAACAGCTGAATCACACGACAGAGTTCTCGTCTGCGAAGTAATGGGACGTCACGCTGGTTGGATCGCTTGCTACGGCGGCATAGCTGGTGGCGCTCACTACATCATGGTGCCGGAAAAAGCGACTGCATTGAAAGATGTAGTTGAAGTTGTTAATAAGCGTAAGAAGCAAGGACACCGTTATTCGATTATCGTTGTCGCAGAAGGCGCTAAGTTGCAAGACGAAGAAGTGCTTAAGTCTCAAGAAGTTGATGCTTTCGGTCACGTAATTCTCGGTGGCATTGGCGAACGTCTGTCCAAAATAATTGAGAAAGAAACAGGGTGTGAAACACGTGCTGTAGTGCTCGGTCACATTCAGCGTGGTGGATCACCGACTGCATTTGATCGCGTTTTGGCAACACGCTTTGGCGTAGCTGCTGCTGAGCTTGTTCATTCCAACAAGTTTGGTCGCATGGTTGCTTTGAATGGCAGCCAGATAGTCGATGTGCCAATCGAAGCCGGCGTCGGTAAACTGAAGACACTTGATATGAGTCTCTACAACAAAGTGGCGGAAGTCTTTTTTGGATGA
- the ribD gene encoding bifunctional diaminohydroxyphosphoribosylaminopyrimidine deaminase/5-amino-6-(5-phosphoribosylamino)uracil reductase RibD — protein MDDIDIVHMLSCLELASKATGRTSPNPMVGSVIVDATGKVVGSGFHEKAGTPHAEVHAIKEAGDAARGGTLYVNLEPCCHHGRTPPCSEAVIASGVKRVVIGMGDPNPKVAGGGIKQLNDAGIETRVGVLEDECQWLNRAFVKRIKTGLPWVCLKLATTLDGRIADRHGNSRWITGAEARAHVHQLRNEYDAVMVGAHTAIKDDPQLNVRDIRGSRDPVRVIVDSKLKLDPAMKVFQKTTGGKTIIFCSEESLRDNKIFSDVEIVAVKSNAAGLDLQLVLRGLLERDVQSVLCEGGSRLAGSLLESGLVDEVQWLIAPKIISDANSIPAVANVSEVLLTQAFNLRQMKISTLGSDILVQGLVEPRL, from the coding sequence TTGGATGATATTGACATAGTCCACATGTTGTCCTGCTTGGAGCTTGCTAGTAAAGCTACAGGCAGGACTTCTCCTAATCCGATGGTGGGATCGGTAATTGTCGATGCTACCGGCAAAGTTGTCGGCTCTGGCTTTCACGAAAAGGCAGGCACACCTCATGCTGAAGTGCACGCGATAAAAGAAGCAGGCGATGCAGCGCGTGGCGGGACTTTGTATGTCAATCTTGAACCATGCTGTCATCATGGTCGCACACCTCCTTGTTCCGAGGCGGTTATTGCCAGTGGCGTGAAACGAGTAGTCATCGGAATGGGCGATCCCAATCCCAAAGTTGCCGGTGGTGGTATCAAACAACTTAATGATGCCGGCATCGAGACAAGAGTTGGTGTACTTGAAGATGAGTGCCAATGGCTCAACAGAGCTTTTGTAAAACGTATTAAGACCGGTTTGCCATGGGTTTGTTTGAAATTGGCTACAACCCTTGATGGAAGAATTGCCGACAGGCATGGCAATAGTAGATGGATTACGGGCGCTGAAGCGCGCGCGCATGTTCATCAATTACGCAATGAATATGATGCGGTTATGGTAGGCGCACACACGGCGATAAAAGATGATCCACAACTGAATGTTCGCGACATTCGAGGAAGTCGAGATCCTGTTCGAGTTATAGTCGACTCAAAACTCAAACTCGATCCGGCAATGAAAGTCTTCCAGAAAACAACCGGCGGCAAGACAATAATTTTCTGCAGTGAAGAATCTCTACGCGACAACAAGATTTTTTCAGATGTAGAGATAGTTGCGGTGAAAAGCAATGCGGCCGGACTCGATTTGCAATTAGTTTTGAGAGGGCTTTTGGAAAGAGACGTGCAGAGTGTTCTTTGCGAAGGCGGTAGTCGATTGGCGGGTAGCCTTTTGGAGTCAGGACTGGTTGATGAAGTGCAATGGTTGATTGCGCCGAAGATTATTTCCGATGCTAATTCCATTCCTGCTGTGGCAAATGTTTCCGAAGTGCTGTTGACCCAAGCCTTTAATCTTCGGCAAATGAAAATAAGCACCCTGGGGAGCGACATTCTGGTCCAGGGCTTGGTTGAGCCGCGGCTCTAA